In Oxalobacteraceae bacterium OTU3CINTB1, the sequence TCGGCGAGCACACCGAGGACCCGCTGGCCGGCGTCGCCAACCTGTTCGACGCCAGCATCGTCTTCATCGTCGCCATGATGCTGGCGCTGTTCTCGGCCTGGAACATGATGGACCTGCTGGACCCCAATTCCGAAGTCACCATCGCCAAGAAGAGCGCGGACGGCCGCGTCGAGGTGCTGACCAAGAAGGGCGCCGAGATCACAGTGAGCCGCGTCAGCGACAAGCCGTTGTCCGGTTCCGGCAAACGCCTGGGCACCGCTTACCAGCTGCCGGACGGGAAGGTCGTGTATGTTCCGGAATAAGCGTTTTGGGACACTGGAAGTTGTTTTACTGCTGCTGATCTCCTTCTTCATCGTCGGCTACGTGCATTCGGCGCAGGCGCCGCGCACGCTGGCGCTGATGCTCGGTGACGTCGAGTCGCGGCCGGCGGTGCTGGCGGTGCGCGGATTGCAGGCGGAGCTCAAGGAGCTCAATGTCGTCATCCGCATCATTCCCAACAACGGCATGACGCAGGCCGACCGCAATGCGCTGGCCAGCGCCGATGTCGCGATCGTCAACGCCAAGGGCAGGCTGGCGATGGCGGGACTCAAGGATGAATTGCAGGCGCTGAGGAAGTCGCGTCATCCGGTGTTCGCCGTCGGCGGCGCCATCGACGACAGCATCCGCGAGATGGGCGTCCAGGACGACAAGACCATCCAGCAGTATCATAGCGAGGGCGGCATCGAGAACATGGGCAACCTGCTGCGCTATATCTTGCGCCAGCATTTCGGCGCGACGCTGGCGGTGTCGCCGGTGCACGCGATGCCGGACGTCGGCCTGTACGACGTCGCGGCCAACCGCACCTACAGCAGTTACGAGCATTATTTGCAGGGCTATGCCAACTACAAGACCGGCGCGCCGTGGATCGCGGTGCCGTTCTATCGCGCCAGCCTGGTGGCGGGGCAAACCTTGCCACTGGCGGCCATCGTCGCCCGGCTCGAAGCGAGTGGCTACAACGTGCTGCCGGTGTTCGGCTATCCATACGACGTGCCGCTGCGCTTCCTGCTCGACGAAAACGGCAAGAGCCGCGTGGAGCTGATCGTCGCGCTGGGCATGAAGGTCGGCGGCACCGCCAACACGGGCGCGCTGCTCGACAAGATCGGCGTCCCGGCAATCAACGCCATCACCTTGAGCCAGCACACCGCGGCGCAATGGCGCGAATCGAAGATCGGCCTCGATATCATCGAGCGCACCTGGCAGTTGGCCGGTGCCGAGATGGCCGGACTGATACAGCCGACGGTGGTCGCCAGCCGTGAACGCATCAGCGATGCGCAGACCGGGCTGGCCTACGTCGAGGAGACGCCGATCCCGGAACGGATCGAACGCCTGAACGAGCGCGCGGCCGCCTGGCTGGCCTTGCGCCAAAAGGCCAACGGCGACAAGCGCATCGCCATGATCTACTTTAACTACCCGCACGGTTCCGAAACCATCGGTGCGGCGTATCTGAACGTGCTGCCGGAGAGTTTGTGGCAGATCGTCCAGCGCCTGAAACGCGACGGCTATCAAACGGGTGATGCGCTGCCGGCCGGCGAGGGCGAGCTGCAAGGCGAGATCCAGCAGTGGGGCAATTACCCCGGCAAGTCCAAAGGCGACTACATGACGGGCCTGAAGCATCTGGCCGAGAGCGGCCAGGCGCTGCTGGTGCCGCTGTCAGACTACCAGGCATGGTTCGCCAAAATGCCGCAAACGCTGCGCGATTCCATCCTGGCGTCATGGGGCAAGCCTGAAAGCGCGCCGGTTCTGTGGCGCGACGCCAAGGGCGAGGCTTTCTTCGTCTATCCGGCGCGCCGCTTCGGCAATGTGCTGATGGCGCCGCAGCCGGGCCGCGCCTGGGAGCAGAACCTGGAGAAGCTGCACAACGAAGTGAGCATGCCGCCGAGCCACGAGTACATCGCCTTCTATTTGTGGCTGCAAAAGGGCTTCCAGGCCAACGCGGTGATGCACATCGGTACCCACGGCACGCAGGAATGGCTGACCGGTAAAGAGGCCGGCCTGTCCGAGGACGACCCGACCGAAGCGCTGATCGGCGCCATGCCGAATATCTATCCGTATGTGATGGATGACGTGGGCGAGGGCATACAGGCCAAGCGGCGCGGCATGGCCACCATCATCGACCACATGACGCCACCGTTCGATATCGCCGGCCTCAATCCCGACTTGCGCGAGCTTGGCGCGCTGCTTAACGACTACCGCGTGGCCGAACAAAAAAGCCCGCTGCTGGCGCGCAGCCATCTGCTGGCGCTGAACCGCGTCGCGTCCAAAAGCGGCGTATTGAAGGACATGAAAAAGACCGAGCTCAAAACCGAAGCCGATATGGAGGCGCTGGAAGAGTATCTGGACGATACCGGCAACAAGCTGACGCCTTTCGGCCTGCACACCTTCGGCGTGGCGCCGACTGCGGAGCGGCGCAACGCCACCGCGCGCGCGGTCGTCAGCCTTGATGCCGGCGCCAGCGCCGAGCAGAAAGCCAAACGCATCGCGCAGCTGGAGAGCGATATCGAGCGCAGCGCGGCGCTGGAGCTGGACCGGTTGATGGAGGCGCTGTCGGGCCGCTACATCCCGGCCGGCGCCAGCGCGGACCTGGTGCGCAATCCGGACGCGCTGCCGACCGGCCGCAATTTCTTCGGCCTCGATCCGTCGCGCATTCCCAGCAAGACCACTTACGAGGCGGGCGCCAAGCTCGCGCTGCAACTGGTCGACGACTACCGCAAACGCCATGGCGTGTACCCGGACAAATTGAGCATGAACCTGTGGGGCGTGGAGACCTCGCGCCACGAGGGCATCATGGAGGCGCAGGCGATGGCGCTGATGGGCGTGCGTCCGACCTGGGATGAACGCGGTCGCGTGACTGGCGTCGAAGCGCTCACTCGCAAGGAACTCGGACGTCCTCGTGTCGATGTCACCTTGATTTCGTCGGGCCTGTTCCGCGACCTGTTCGGCAACCTGCTGGCGTTGATGGACAAGGCGGCTCAATTGGCGCAACAACAGGACGATCTGGGCGCTGCCGCCGACGCCGGCCAGTCGGGCAACGTGATGCAGGAGCACAGCCGCAAGACCGCTGTCGCGTTGCAGGCGACCGGCATCTCCGCCGACGAGGCGCGGCGCATGGCGTCGGTGCGTATTTTCGGCGTGCCGAGCGGCGCTTATGGCACGCAGATCGAAAAACTGATCCCGCTGACGAACGCCTGGAAGAACGAAAAGGAAGTGGCGGACGTGTTCATCAACCGCATGAGCCATCCTTTCGGCGCCGGCTACTGGGGCGACGACAAGGCCAGTCAGGCAAACCCCGCACAGCGGCGCGAG encodes:
- a CDS encoding cobaltochelatase subunit CobN; amino-acid sequence: MFRNKRFGTLEVVLLLLISFFIVGYVHSAQAPRTLALMLGDVESRPAVLAVRGLQAELKELNVVIRIIPNNGMTQADRNALASADVAIVNAKGRLAMAGLKDELQALRKSRHPVFAVGGAIDDSIREMGVQDDKTIQQYHSEGGIENMGNLLRYILRQHFGATLAVSPVHAMPDVGLYDVAANRTYSSYEHYLQGYANYKTGAPWIAVPFYRASLVAGQTLPLAAIVARLEASGYNVLPVFGYPYDVPLRFLLDENGKSRVELIVALGMKVGGTANTGALLDKIGVPAINAITLSQHTAAQWRESKIGLDIIERTWQLAGAEMAGLIQPTVVASRERISDAQTGLAYVEETPIPERIERLNERAAAWLALRQKANGDKRIAMIYFNYPHGSETIGAAYLNVLPESLWQIVQRLKRDGYQTGDALPAGEGELQGEIQQWGNYPGKSKGDYMTGLKHLAESGQALLVPLSDYQAWFAKMPQTLRDSILASWGKPESAPVLWRDAKGEAFFVYPARRFGNVLMAPQPGRAWEQNLEKLHNEVSMPPSHEYIAFYLWLQKGFQANAVMHIGTHGTQEWLTGKEAGLSEDDPTEALIGAMPNIYPYVMDDVGEGIQAKRRGMATIIDHMTPPFDIAGLNPDLRELGALLNDYRVAEQKSPLLARSHLLALNRVASKSGVLKDMKKTELKTEADMEALEEYLDDTGNKLTPFGLHTFGVAPTAERRNATARAVVSLDAGASAEQKAKRIAQLESDIERSAALELDRLMEALSGRYIPAGASADLVRNPDALPTGRNFFGLDPSRIPSKTTYEAGAKLALQLVDDYRKRHGVYPDKLSMNLWGVETSRHEGIMEAQAMALMGVRPTWDERGRVTGVEALTRKELGRPRVDVTLISSGLFRDLFGNLLALMDKAAQLAQQQDDLGAAADAGQSGNVMQEHSRKTAVALQATGISADEARRMASVRIFGVPSGAYGTQIEKLIPLTNAWKNEKEVADVFINRMSHPFGAGYWGDDKASQANPAQRRELFKQAISGSKIALHSRSSNLFATLDNDDFFQYLGGTAMAIRSVDGKTPEVVVSDLSNPRKPGHKTLEQYMGQEMQSRYLNPKWADSMLKEGYSGARYINRVVDYLWAWQVTVPEVVDGSKWQRMYDTYVADRHGLKVRERFAASGNLRAYQAVTDRMLSAIERGYWKPGDAVRDNLTRQNARAIKDAGVSCSADSCSKATLKIAPQFTGQFVPNVGSNPAIARGAAAAGRAGGSAPSAQPVAAAPGQQQANDAAMQAALADLQVLQAKSQELQPVPAPRAKAKPADPAPASFAKTEPADAKVSGFEMRTLADLSPAQKTVGTLALLALAAGLVGAGYIGRRKKLAKLKEML
- a CDS encoding DUF2149 domain-containing protein, whose protein sequence is MAMRFMNRHRYSRIGEHTEDPLAGVANLFDASIVFIVAMMLALFSAWNMMDLLDPNSEVTIAKKSADGRVEVLTKKGAEITVSRVSDKPLSGSGKRLGTAYQLPDGKVVYVPE